A genomic region of Microbacterium schleiferi contains the following coding sequences:
- a CDS encoding AAA family ATPase, with translation MRATDSLSIRGLVGLAKAEAKRWGSDHATVTHAASAFAQNWSGEFRDAFGNEGEPLLHRLLAAGQTIGNEAEVRNMITASPDAAALAMRLHAALRGDLAVADLLPEESTPSRQRSEDADDAGAADGDAPAVRADPLAGLLRGREALDVAAYLLSDQPLIPALVGRRGCGKTSLAAEIARLLLDLEDPLPTLFFDPGTTVDGEPAMLLRDTLSALTRRTVVVVEDVDELARLGTTEPDVSILREIWQSERFPLARLVITVTAPYEKRIAQFYGALSDRLVILELQPWDENVVRGLVVPVATQLAEQYGVVIDHAAIEAALQPPTDTDTLDHPGLAIARLDIACARAMIAGGHTVTVADVVPA, from the coding sequence ATGCGCGCGACGGACTCGCTGTCCATCCGCGGGCTCGTGGGTCTGGCGAAGGCTGAGGCCAAGCGCTGGGGCTCGGACCACGCGACGGTGACGCACGCCGCATCCGCGTTCGCCCAAAACTGGAGCGGCGAGTTTCGCGACGCGTTCGGCAACGAAGGCGAACCGCTCCTGCACCGTCTTCTCGCGGCAGGACAGACGATCGGCAACGAAGCCGAAGTTCGCAACATGATCACGGCCTCGCCGGATGCCGCAGCACTGGCGATGCGGTTGCACGCCGCGCTGCGGGGAGATCTCGCGGTCGCCGATCTGTTGCCGGAGGAGAGCACCCCGAGTCGTCAGCGCTCCGAGGACGCCGACGACGCCGGAGCAGCCGACGGTGACGCACCCGCGGTACGCGCGGACCCGCTTGCGGGCTTGCTTCGTGGGCGGGAAGCCCTCGATGTCGCCGCGTATCTGCTCAGCGATCAGCCGCTGATCCCCGCCCTTGTCGGGCGACGCGGATGCGGTAAGACGAGCCTCGCCGCCGAGATCGCGCGACTCCTGCTCGATCTTGAAGACCCGCTGCCCACGCTCTTCTTCGATCCGGGCACGACCGTCGACGGCGAGCCGGCAATGCTGCTGCGTGACACGCTGTCGGCGCTGACGCGGCGCACCGTTGTCGTCGTCGAAGACGTTGACGAACTCGCACGTCTCGGGACCACGGAGCCGGACGTGTCGATCCTCCGCGAGATCTGGCAATCCGAGCGATTTCCCCTCGCACGCCTGGTCATCACCGTGACCGCCCCGTACGAGAAGAGAATCGCGCAGTTCTACGGCGCCCTGTCTGATCGCCTCGTCATCCTGGAGCTGCAGCCCTGGGACGAGAACGTCGTCCGCGGCTTGGTCGTGCCGGTAGCCACCCAGCTGGCCGAACAATACGGCGTCGTCATTGATCACGCCGCCATTGAGGCAGCGCTTCAGCCACCGACCGACACTGACACGCTCGACCACCCGGGGCTCGCTATCGCGCGCCTCGACATCGCCTGCGCCCGCGCCATGATCGCGGGCGGGCACACCGTCACCGTCGCCGACGTCGTACCCGCCTGA
- a CDS encoding zinc-dependent alcohol dehydrogenase family protein, which produces MRATVIHGARDVRLESVADPVLSTGGDAIVRVVAACVCGSDLWSYRGIAPTGEPHRIGHEFIGVVEAVGDQVDRVRAGDFVIAPFYVCDNTCVNCRNGVSTSCLTGGWWGQDDRFGGFADGGQGERVRVPLADGTLVVVPGPVTDDEIPGLLALADVMGTGHHAALSAGVQPGDTVVVVGDGAVGLCAVIAAKRLGATKIIAMSRNPQRQELAWEFGATHVIAERGDEGVAAVQQLTQGIGADRVLECVGTKESMAQALASARPGGRVGFVGVPAGGPELPVRDMFNRNVGVVGGVAPVRGYIEELLPDVRSGAIEPGKVFDLELPLSEVAEAYAAMDERRATKVLLRP; this is translated from the coding sequence ATGCGTGCAACCGTCATTCATGGTGCCCGAGACGTCCGCCTGGAATCCGTTGCGGATCCGGTTTTATCGACCGGTGGGGACGCGATCGTCCGTGTTGTCGCAGCCTGCGTGTGCGGCTCGGACCTCTGGTCATACCGGGGGATCGCGCCCACCGGCGAGCCGCACCGCATCGGACATGAGTTCATCGGCGTCGTCGAAGCCGTTGGTGACCAGGTTGATCGCGTGCGTGCCGGTGACTTCGTCATCGCGCCGTTCTACGTGTGCGACAACACCTGTGTGAACTGCCGCAACGGGGTGAGTACCTCGTGCCTCACGGGCGGATGGTGGGGCCAGGACGACCGGTTCGGCGGCTTTGCCGACGGCGGGCAAGGTGAGCGCGTTCGGGTGCCGCTGGCCGACGGAACCCTCGTGGTCGTTCCCGGGCCTGTGACAGACGACGAGATTCCGGGCCTCTTGGCGTTGGCCGACGTGATGGGAACCGGTCACCACGCCGCTCTCAGCGCCGGCGTGCAGCCCGGTGACACCGTCGTGGTCGTCGGTGACGGCGCGGTGGGTCTGTGTGCGGTGATCGCCGCGAAGCGCCTGGGCGCGACGAAGATCATCGCGATGTCCCGCAATCCTCAGCGGCAAGAACTCGCGTGGGAGTTCGGCGCGACACACGTCATTGCCGAGCGTGGTGACGAGGGTGTCGCGGCCGTCCAGCAACTCACGCAGGGCATCGGTGCCGACCGTGTGCTGGAGTGCGTCGGGACCAAGGAGTCGATGGCCCAGGCTCTCGCCTCAGCCCGCCCCGGCGGACGCGTCGGGTTCGTCGGTGTTCCCGCTGGGGGCCCAGAGCTGCCGGTTCGCGACATGTTCAACCGCAACGTCGGTGTCGTCGGCGGTGTTGCTCCGGTTCGCGGGTACATCGAAGAGTTGCTGCCCGATGTGCGGTCCGGGGCTATCGAGCCGGGCAAGGTCTTCGACCTCGAGCTCCCGCTGAGCGAGGTTGCCGAAGCCTACGCGGCGATGGACGAACGGCGAGCGACGAAGGTGCTGCTGCGTCCGTAG
- a CDS encoding response regulator transcription factor, protein MQLEAEDYAAILDVLESVAGSHDTRDYAARVSAGLYRLLPCQGASCTEIDVTGRRVVAEPAPPFPSGWIAQYGPAFEKFAWQHPLFEKLLSGQRVGPIAWSVDGAERSFARTELYRSFYEPNGVRSQVVLIFPTAHGTSMVITIDCAAAHPCGQREAAVLSTIAPLLENSYRLVSRAEGHLVWPFADGVQDTTVDQALSAPDPAALAPAGAQPAGITIDDAQLRAHKALRSAGLTARQAEIALMVASGAATSQIAMSLQISTGTVRKHLEAVHATLGVTSRAAVAATVMRLVHPEAADILLRPLVSG, encoded by the coding sequence ATGCAGCTCGAGGCGGAGGATTACGCGGCGATCCTCGACGTTCTCGAATCGGTCGCCGGCTCACACGACACGCGAGACTATGCCGCGCGGGTGAGCGCCGGGCTGTACCGGCTGCTGCCCTGCCAGGGCGCTTCGTGCACCGAGATCGACGTCACAGGACGCCGCGTCGTCGCCGAGCCGGCGCCACCGTTCCCGTCGGGGTGGATCGCCCAGTACGGGCCGGCCTTCGAGAAGTTCGCTTGGCAGCATCCGCTGTTCGAGAAGCTCCTGTCGGGTCAGCGCGTCGGACCCATCGCGTGGAGCGTCGACGGGGCTGAGCGCTCGTTCGCCCGCACCGAGCTCTACCGCTCGTTCTACGAACCCAACGGTGTGCGCAGCCAGGTCGTGCTCATTTTTCCGACCGCTCACGGGACGTCGATGGTCATCACCATCGACTGCGCCGCGGCGCATCCGTGCGGGCAGCGAGAGGCAGCTGTGCTGTCCACGATTGCGCCGCTGCTGGAGAACAGCTACCGCTTGGTGAGCAGAGCCGAGGGGCATCTCGTCTGGCCGTTCGCGGATGGCGTGCAGGACACGACGGTCGATCAGGCCCTGTCTGCTCCCGACCCGGCAGCGCTCGCGCCCGCCGGTGCCCAACCCGCCGGAATCACGATCGATGACGCGCAGCTACGCGCCCATAAGGCGTTGCGGTCGGCGGGGTTGACGGCACGCCAGGCTGAGATCGCGCTCATGGTGGCCAGCGGCGCCGCCACCTCCCAGATCGCCATGTCGCTGCAGATCTCGACGGGTACCGTGCGCAAGCACCTCGAAGCCGTGCACGCGACGCTCGGCGTGACCAGCCGTGCTGCTGTCGCAGCGACGGTCATGCGTCTCGTGCACCCCGAGGCGGCCGACATTCTGCTTCGGCCGCTGGTTTCGGGCTGA
- a CDS encoding DUF3054 domain-containing protein: MLPAPRTVAIALAVDVVLVVVFAAIGRASHGEEVIGPDGLGLAQTTWPFLVALLVGWLTMRLWRFPLAILNAGVAVWLYTVIGGMLLRAISGQGVQTAFVIVASIVLAVFLVGWRAVVALIIRRRTPRQ; this comes from the coding sequence GTGTTGCCGGCACCGCGCACTGTCGCGATCGCCCTCGCGGTGGATGTCGTGCTGGTCGTCGTCTTCGCCGCGATCGGGCGCGCAAGCCACGGAGAAGAGGTGATCGGTCCTGACGGCCTCGGCCTCGCGCAGACCACCTGGCCCTTCCTGGTCGCTCTCCTGGTCGGATGGCTCACGATGCGCCTCTGGCGGTTCCCGCTCGCGATCCTGAATGCCGGCGTCGCCGTCTGGCTCTACACCGTGATCGGTGGCATGCTCCTGCGTGCCATCAGCGGGCAGGGCGTGCAGACCGCGTTCGTGATCGTTGCGTCGATCGTCCTCGCGGTCTTCCTCGTCGGGTGGCGCGCGGTGGTCGCACTGATCATCCGACGGCGAACCCCGCGCCAGTAA
- a CDS encoding rhodanese-related sulfurtransferase — protein MALSKILLYYRFTPITDPTAVRLWQRDLCELLGLRGRILISKDGINATVGGELGAMKTYWRKTRQYPGFGDIDFKWSEGSGLDADGRSLDFPRLSVKVRDEIVSFGAPGELRVEGAGVVGGGTHLSPGAVHKLVEERGDDVVFFDGRNAFEAEIGRFKNAVVPDVATTRDFVAELESGRYDHLKDKPVVTYCTGGIRCEVLSSLMVSRGFAEVYQMDGGIVRYGESFGNTGLWEGALYVFDGRESVTFGTNAATIGACATCGAASSRMVNCADEDCRVRVVQCEECTDAASARCARHGVSGTVAA, from the coding sequence GTGGCACTGTCGAAGATCCTGCTCTACTACCGGTTCACGCCGATCACCGACCCCACCGCGGTGCGGCTGTGGCAGCGGGACCTCTGCGAGCTGCTGGGGCTGCGGGGCCGCATCCTGATCTCGAAGGATGGCATCAACGCGACCGTCGGTGGCGAGCTCGGCGCGATGAAGACCTACTGGCGCAAGACGCGTCAGTACCCGGGATTCGGTGACATCGACTTCAAGTGGTCGGAGGGAAGCGGGCTCGACGCCGACGGGCGGAGCCTGGACTTCCCGCGCCTGTCGGTCAAGGTGCGCGATGAGATCGTGAGCTTCGGCGCGCCGGGGGAGCTGCGCGTCGAGGGTGCGGGCGTCGTCGGTGGCGGCACGCACCTGTCGCCGGGCGCCGTGCACAAGCTCGTCGAGGAGCGCGGCGATGACGTCGTCTTCTTCGACGGCCGCAACGCCTTCGAGGCCGAGATCGGGCGCTTCAAGAACGCGGTGGTGCCGGATGTCGCGACAACCCGGGACTTCGTCGCAGAACTGGAATCGGGACGATACGACCACCTCAAAGACAAGCCGGTCGTGACGTACTGCACGGGTGGCATCCGCTGTGAAGTGCTCTCGAGCCTCATGGTCTCGCGCGGCTTCGCGGAGGTCTACCAGATGGATGGCGGAATCGTCCGCTACGGCGAGAGCTTCGGCAACACCGGGCTCTGGGAGGGTGCGCTCTACGTCTTCGACGGCCGGGAGTCGGTCACGTTCGGCACAAACGCCGCAACGATCGGGGCGTGCGCGACATGTGGCGCCGCCTCATCACGCATGGTCAACTGCGCGGACGAGGACTGCCGGGTGCGCGTCGTACAGTGCGAGGAATGCACGGATGCGGCATCCGCCCGGTGCGCCCGTCATGGCGTCTCGGGCACCGTGGCCGCCTGA
- a CDS encoding LacI family DNA-binding transcriptional regulator produces the protein MKAPTVEDVARVAGVSRQTVSNVINTPAIVREATRERVERAISDLGYRPHAAARSLRTRRSSTIGIHLDPYAGGISGVVLDRFVHALTERADDRGMRILLYAARSAQDEISRMSELLDGGEIDAVVLSGTFQGDPRTEWLSHRDVPFVAFGRPWAGDDETAQHRWVDVDGAAGTRQAAQHARDRAGRLVGFLGWPSGSGTGDDRERGWIESLGAARGPRLVAEDRVTAARAAAADALERHPHLSALVCASDTLAIGAHLAAIDAGHTGLVVYGFDNTPAAEAMELSSVEQRPEQVAAGALRLLMGESGSAVGDLPPETQRHIIIEPALVVRGAAAAP, from the coding sequence ATGAAAGCCCCCACCGTGGAAGACGTCGCCCGCGTCGCTGGCGTCTCGCGCCAAACAGTGTCGAACGTGATCAACACGCCGGCAATCGTTCGCGAGGCCACGCGAGAGCGCGTCGAACGCGCGATCAGCGACCTCGGCTACCGCCCACATGCTGCCGCCCGGTCCTTGCGCACCCGACGAAGCTCAACGATCGGCATCCATCTCGATCCGTACGCCGGGGGAATCTCCGGCGTCGTCCTCGACCGGTTCGTCCATGCCCTCACTGAACGGGCCGACGACCGCGGCATGCGCATCCTCCTGTATGCGGCTCGCTCAGCCCAGGACGAGATCTCGCGGATGAGCGAACTCCTCGACGGCGGCGAGATCGATGCCGTCGTCCTGAGCGGCACGTTTCAGGGCGACCCGCGCACCGAGTGGCTCTCGCACCGAGACGTGCCTTTCGTGGCCTTCGGGCGCCCGTGGGCCGGAGACGACGAAACGGCGCAGCACCGCTGGGTCGATGTCGACGGCGCCGCCGGTACCCGGCAGGCAGCACAGCACGCTCGAGACCGCGCCGGCAGGTTGGTCGGCTTCCTCGGATGGCCGAGCGGGTCGGGCACCGGCGATGACCGGGAACGCGGCTGGATCGAATCCCTCGGCGCCGCTCGCGGACCCCGCCTGGTCGCCGAAGATAGGGTCACGGCAGCCCGAGCTGCCGCAGCCGACGCGCTCGAACGCCATCCGCACCTGTCTGCCCTGGTATGCGCGAGCGACACCCTCGCGATTGGAGCTCATCTGGCGGCCATCGACGCCGGGCATACCGGGCTCGTGGTCTACGGCTTCGACAACACTCCCGCTGCCGAGGCGATGGAGCTCAGTAGCGTCGAACAACGCCCCGAGCAGGTCGCCGCCGGCGCATTGCGCCTGTTGATGGGCGAGAGCGGTTCTGCGGTCGGGGATCTCCCGCCCGAGACGCAACGCCACATCATTATTGAGCCGGCTCTCGTTGTGCGGGGTGCAGCGGCGGCGCCGTGA
- a CDS encoding sugar ABC transporter substrate-binding protein, which produces MTRHNIRTVVGAGALGVVAALTLSACGSGFSDGGGSSDGELTSSDDAITVLIGSSGDAETSAVEDAVAAWSEQSGVPASVQVANDLAQQLSQGFAAGTPADLFYLSTDSIAGFAANGSLQAYGDVLANKDDFYPSLVENFTVDDTFYCAPKDFSTLALIINTSMWEEAGLTEADIPTTWDELDTVAAQLTTDDHVGLAFGAEYQRIGTFMAQAGGGLVQDGQAIANSPENVDALDYVKGHLDDGTFAYAADIGTGWGGEAFGTQKAAMVIEGNWITGAMSNDYPDVDFIVAQLPAGPGGQGTLQFTNCWGMAADSPNQQAALSLVEYLTSTDQQLAFSDAFGPMPSIQSAADQWRSDNPELAAFLDGADYAQFPPNQQGASDVIADFNAQLEGLSSGDSQVILDSVQSNLEATLG; this is translated from the coding sequence ATGACACGACACAACATCCGGACGGTGGTCGGCGCAGGCGCGCTCGGCGTCGTCGCTGCACTCACGCTCTCGGCCTGCGGGTCGGGATTCTCCGACGGGGGTGGGAGCTCGGATGGCGAGCTCACAAGCTCCGACGACGCCATCACCGTCCTGATCGGTTCGTCAGGAGACGCCGAGACATCGGCCGTGGAGGACGCTGTAGCTGCCTGGTCTGAGCAGTCCGGAGTCCCGGCATCCGTGCAGGTAGCCAACGACCTTGCGCAGCAACTGTCTCAGGGCTTCGCGGCCGGCACACCCGCCGACCTGTTCTATCTCTCGACCGACTCGATCGCCGGATTCGCCGCAAACGGATCGCTTCAGGCCTATGGCGATGTGCTCGCGAACAAGGACGACTTCTATCCGTCGCTGGTTGAGAACTTCACTGTTGATGACACGTTCTACTGCGCGCCCAAGGACTTTTCGACGCTTGCCCTGATCATCAACACGTCGATGTGGGAAGAGGCGGGTCTCACCGAGGCCGACATCCCGACCACCTGGGATGAGCTGGACACTGTGGCCGCCCAGCTCACGACGGATGACCATGTTGGCCTCGCGTTCGGTGCCGAGTATCAGCGCATCGGCACCTTCATGGCTCAGGCCGGTGGCGGCCTGGTCCAAGACGGTCAAGCAATCGCGAACAGCCCCGAGAACGTCGACGCGCTCGACTACGTGAAGGGCCACCTCGACGATGGCACCTTCGCCTACGCCGCCGACATCGGCACGGGGTGGGGCGGCGAGGCGTTCGGCACGCAGAAGGCCGCGATGGTGATCGAGGGCAACTGGATCACCGGTGCCATGTCCAACGACTACCCGGACGTCGATTTCATCGTTGCGCAGCTGCCCGCCGGTCCCGGCGGCCAAGGCACCTTGCAGTTCACGAACTGCTGGGGAATGGCAGCAGACAGCCCCAACCAGCAGGCGGCACTGAGCCTCGTGGAGTACCTCACGAGCACCGACCAGCAGCTCGCGTTCTCCGATGCATTCGGTCCGATGCCCTCCATCCAGTCCGCCGCTGATCAGTGGCGCAGCGACAACCCCGAACTCGCCGCCTTCCTCGACGGCGCTGACTACGCGCAGTTCCCGCCGAACCAGCAGGGCGCGAGCGACGTCATTGCCGACTTCAACGCACAGCTTGAAGGACTGTCGTCGGGTGATTCGCAAGTCATCCTCGACTCCGTCCAGTCCAACCTCGAGGCGACCCTCGGCTGA